The DNA sequence TACATCACACTTATGAGGCTTCCTGGCTCAGGACTTTACATCTCAGCTGGGATATTTtccacagctgctgctggagcgtCTACATTGCTCAGAGTCCTCCCGCTCTGGCTGCCAGAGTGATTCTACATTGCGGCTGGGACGTATCCTGGGCTGGTGATGTCCTTATGGCTTGGATTGTTTTGGGGAGTGtatgttgatgtgtgtgtgtgtgtgtgtgtgtgtatgtgtgttaaggCTGTTTTGTGCCACTGCTAAAATGTTCATAGAATCAAGCTAAACAGTCACCATTGACATATACTGGTAATAAGGGGGTCACACATTGCTGGCTGCCAGCCCCACCTTATCCAACCACTGCCCAACCTGAGCAGTGCTCTTCACTGTAAGTGGTGCTTGAAATAAACAGGATTTAAATGAGTCAAAGAAACTGAaaactgtatatatttatagttataGACTGCAGTCCAACACGTTACCTCCTCCACTGCAATCAACAGTGGCAGACCGAGGCTTTTACACCCTGGTACACTtacttgccactttattagaaactcctaacTTGTCAGTGGAGGAGGAATTCTTACTGGGCGTGTTTATTTTCTAACCGCAGGGCtcggctggatatttctggtgtACATACAGAATAATAAACTACTAATCATGACTAAACTACATCATCTGAGAGTTTTGAGAATGTTTACTTAATTGAAAGCAGAGACGCTGTGTCCGGACGGATTCATCAGATATAATGCAGAATTAAAACCACTTAAAATGACCAGATTAATGAAATTCACAACAACATAAACAGAATGAAAGCATGTTAAAGCAGATTCCTACAATTTGAATCACACCCAACATTTCTcagattatttttttccctttttttattattattattattattattattacagggTGGGTGAGAAATAATagaaaggcaaaaaaaagaacagacaTGTTAACATGAACAGAAATCACATATCAGTATTTTGTCCGATGAGCAAATAACAATACAATATCCAAATTCCATACAATATATTTCTTTGACGTCTTTTTggtgtgaaaatgtgcttgTGCAGCACTGACATACCTACACAGACAGCACCATACACAGCACTGATAGGCAGGACAAGCACAGGAGACCCCTCTTCCCCTCAATTTTTCGAATGTAATAAACAACATACAGTAAACTGTTATAGCTGAATACATTAATATTGTATGAAGTTTTACTACATTGTGTAGTTATTATATTAAGGTTTTTCTATAGGTTACTACATCTGTTACCGTTATCACATTCAGCTTAACAACGTGTTGTGTAGTTACTGTTATTACATTGCATTCTTATAATGTTATTACACTGTGTGGTATTGTGTTATTATAACATACTACGTGGTGTAGTTATGACATGAGTTTTTCTAACGTTATTACACTGTGTAGCTATAACATTGAGGTTCAATGACATCATTACATTGTGTGTGGTTACTACACTTTTTTACAACATTATTACATTGTGTGGAGTATctatatatgtaattacatcATAGTTATTACACTATGGTTATTACATTGTGTAGTTATTGAGTTTATTACATTGTATAGTTATTACATTGTTTATTACATTGCAtgtattacactgttattacattTGTTTATGTCTGCATTCTGTAGTTTATTTCATTGAGTTTGTTATTGCACTGTTATTACATTGTGTTTTATGTCTTTGTATTGTGTAGTTTATTGCAATGGGTTTATGTTATTACACTATTATAACATGAGTTtgttattacactgttattacattGAGTTTTTATGTCTTTGCATTCTGTACTTATCGCATTGAGTtgctatatataaatgtatatctgtatctatatctatatctctatatctatatatagaaATCACTAATGTCAGTAAATTGGgtctttcttaaaaaaaaaaaaaaacaggagcatCCAACCAGCTTCTTTGCCTTAGTGAAGTGATTTCATGAAATTCATCAACATATGATATACGGATGAAGAATGATGAAACCCTTACATAAAGAGCATTGCATCATGTCTGtgcacaccagaaaacaagTTTACTCTTAAGCCAGATAAATACATATCAAACAAACACCGCACCAGAGATCCAAGACACACACGAATAACCCTGAACTTCCACCAACCCTCAAAACATGCCAACTACCTCTTCCCTTTTTTGGTTCGGCATGATGACCATTCAAAGTCTCCACCCCAAGACACAAACCCAAAGAGAGACATGTGTCTGAAGCTAACGAGAGGGTCAGTGTGACTGTGACATGCTGTGAAAACGTATGGTATGCTTTAATAGGTCACAGACCTTCATATGGGTCAGCCGTCCTATACCTCCAGCATGTTATTCTACGTTACTATTGGTCAGTGGAAGTGTGTCAATGTACACTGAATGGCGTGATGAACCTCGGCCAGTATGGACACAAGTTTATATGTCACTAAACCTGCAGCGGACGGGATCTCACGTGGGATGCGTGCCGTTAGAACACAGCTCTGGTACGCTGCCATCTGAGTACACACACGCTGCACTGTGATTGGGCAACAAAGGAAAAGGCATGGCGTCAGAAATCAATTGGAAAGTTTTAAAGAGTCACAGAGACTGAGGTACTGCAAcacatacagcactgtgcaaaggTTTAAGTACCTGCAAAAAGTTTACTTTACTAAAAGTAAGCCTGTATTTGCTCTGgatgatattaatattacaataaatacaaatattattgGTGGAATAAATAACAACTGTATGTCACTGGGGTCCAAAGCCGTCCTTATGGGAGTATAGCATTAATAATTGtcctcatccaacacctggtttgataaaTCAGGGCTTcatgatggtgaatcaggtgagctactgctactgctgctgctggtgctgctggtgatggagttgaacacatcctccacgctgtgctggctggactggggggtgtccaggagaaacctggaggaaccgagctctgttcttcagactagctcaccgacaagatcttactactttctttcttcagaatgagaagctcttgtttctcctttttactgtatttatgtttacctgagcCTATTGTAAAGATtaaacactgtatggacaaatgtttgtggacaccccttttaatgtagcattcagctacttttaaccACACCCATGGTTGACaaagatgtacaaatgcacgcacacacacacacaacttgtctagtccttgtagagaagtaccgccagtagaataggactctcttgagcaggtaaatatgaacctattggcaccatgctgcctaatgtcaggcgtgggctagaggggtataaagcccccccagcattgagctgtggagcagtggaagaactgcgttctctggaatgatggcgctcctgcatccaatacttttgggatgagatggggagttggggatgaggcagGGAGTTCATTCAAATAATCCAACTTCGAGACATCATGAATGCTCTTGTCACCAgctgcaatcaaattctcagagcaatgctccaaagcaataatctagaagaaagccttcttccctggacattagagacaaaaataaaatctttttgataacactttttttttatccccttggtctcagaagaaacaataaatgagcaagtgtcccaatacttttgtccttatagtgtatttaaaaacTGTCCATCCTTCTCAGTTTGCCTTCATCTGGTCTCTCTTGAAATCTGCCATGTTTGAACGTCAAACATACAGCAAAAGGCTTTGTAGAAGTATCCATAGAACTGAATACAAACCCAGAATCGAATTCCTCGCTGGGTGGAGCACCATTTAAAACGGACAGCAGCACCACTGCCTGGGTAACAGTCAATCAATAAGAGTCCAAGCTCAGGGTTATATAACTGCATGTGGCATGTACGCCTTGAGTCTCTTTGACGGAACGTAATCCGGATCGTCTGAGTCTTGTGGGTCCGATTCAGAGTCTGAATACAGTAAATTTACATCAAATGACAAactttcctcctcttcttcctctgcttcttcctcctcctcctcacataGCTGGCCTCTGGTTCTCTTTGGCACAGCGGTCATGGCACTGTCCTCTTGATTGCAGGAGCACCTGCAGAGCAGAACCTGAGGCTGCAGCCACTTGCACTGCAAGAAGAAGTTCTGAGCCGCTAAGGACAGCTTCGGCTTATCTCTCAACACCTCGTCTGATTCAGAGAGGACACTGAAATCTTGCCCCTGTGTCCCTGGACGCTGGCTGCTGGTTTGGTTGGAAGATGCTGAGCTTGAGGATGCTGGAGAACTGATGTGGTTCTTTGAGAACACTGATGAGGAACTCTCCCGCTGGACTGAGGATGAAGATGTTGGTGCAGGGGAGAGGTCATGAGAGGTGGATGCTGAACCTCTGGTGAAAGGCGAGGAAGACGCCTGCTGGACTAAAGACGCTGAAGCTGTAGGTAAAGTTAAAGACATCTGTGATAAAAAAGGTCTGCATGAAGATTCTGCTGATGGTGCGATTTTCTGGAGTGAAGGCAATAGAAAGGGTAAGATCTGTTCTGCTGAAAGTGACGAATTGGCTGAGATGTTCAGTTGTTGGACAGAGGATGTTCTAGAAGTATTCTGCTGCACTGGAGATGCAAGTGAGGAGGTGACCGGCTGGCCTGAGGAAGACTGTGGGGAGACCTCTTGGGCTTTAGCCCTTGAAAGATCtgtggaggagaaggaggagtcTGGGTGTGAAGACAGAGATACGTATGTAGATGAGGAGTCTTGGAGTGGAGATGCTGAGGAGTGTGTCGGTCTCTGAGGAGTAGATTGGCGAAGGGGAGCGAGAGGTGATGGGGGTGAGCCTTCTGAATGAGCCAGAGGAACTTCTCTGTTCTGGGCCTGGAGCTCCTCTGAACATTCTAGAAGAATACTCTTCATTTTCTTGCCATGTTTAGAGCACATGTGATCTTCAGTGACCTCCTCAACGTCCTTCTGTCCGCCAGTCGGTCTAGACTTTTCCCTCTGAGGATCCTGCCGCTCTGCCACACATGGATTCATCTCAACCCCGGTTATTTCAAGCCTCAGGCCTGACTTTGGCTTCAGCTGCATAGGTGGTCCTTCCAAATTAATGTTCTCTAGGCTTGTCTGTAGCAATGATGGGCTTTTCTCTCTATTCAGCCAGGTACCCTGGGAGCATTTCTGTGATGTCCTCTCCTCCTGGATCTCCTGAGATGGTCTAAAAGCTACACAGAATGGCCCGGGGACTGGTCTATCAGCTTCGGCTCGCTTCTCTTGCTCATTGGAATCATCCTGAGTGGAGTGAGCTGCCATAGCTGGAACAGAAgataatataatattgtatatttCATGTACGccgtcatatcagaacattatgaccacccctgatttggaatgaactcgccccaggacgtcacagatgccacattacagggtttgctgcacatataaataagcgagcacaccagtcagttgtcgCAGAGTGCAAAACCACTGTCATGGGCAAAGGATGCGATCTGAccgatgtccaaaagggcattaTAATAGGGTCCCTGGCGAAGGGTGTAGTGGTACCCCATGGACTGCTGATAACAGAGGGGAACAAAGACCGTGGGTCAGTTAACCTTTACAATGAATAATCACCATGCCACAAGTCCATGCCACAGCTAGCGCCACCCAAGCCAAAGGGTGTtaattcccactattaggttgGTGGTCACAGtattctgatatgaccgtgTATAATTAAATTTAAGGCGATACAGTTCACAAAGGAACATCTAAGGCCTCACCACATCTTAGGAGTCTCTTCAGAGCTGTGGGAAGGGATGCACTGTTACAGGTAAGCAACTGGTGCAGTAACTTCTCCGTCTCTTCCAATGGCAACGACCGCTGTAAGACCTAGGTGAGTTCACACACATAAATGCATACAGTTGAACAAGACCACCACAAGCaaacactcatttacactcactGTAATATGCCAAGGCTTGTCAGACCCTGGTCAATGTACCTGGTcaaagccattaaaaaaaaacaacaaatgccTGCGTATGCCTGCATTGATCGGTGTGGCGTGGGGATAACTACCACTagcagccagtgagctaccacaccatgtgggggGTTCTGGGagtcgattcccagtctgggtgactatgctgcactacaccagtaagagtccttgggcaagactccgaacactacattggcccacccctgtaatacgagtaaccttgtaaggcgctctggataagagtgtcagctaaataccgTAAATGCCGTAAATACCTGGTCAATATGGGTTGGTTGTGGAAGGGCTTTGTCCAGCTCTTTCAGATAATGTAACAATCTCTCCTCCACCTTAATGGCATAGCGCTCCCCATACTGCTCCTCCAACAAATCCTACAGAGCATGAATATAAAGCatagaaatataaatatgtgaTATCCTCAGATTTTCTCCAGCATGGTGGCATACGGAAGAGGTCTTCACTCACTCTGATATAGGCCTTGCGCAGGTCTGGATTTCTGGCCAGAGACTGAGCAAATCTCCTGAAGTCCTGCTGCGTCTTCTGCATCAGCTCCAAATGTCTGCGGCTCTAAGCAATGCAAAAAGAGCCGCTTTGATTACTTTGGAGACAGGAGGTATGGTTGAacggatgaatggatggatgcgTGACTTTACCGCAATCGTGGCTGTGCTCTGTTTAGCTCTGCTTTAGCGACCCCTAGAGGAGAACAGTATGAGTTGCACTTACACTTCTTTGGTACTGGGGGAGGTTGTCAGGAAAGAACCTTGTGATCTTGCCGGTGATGCTGGTCACGCTATGGTCGTCCCACAACATCCACATAACAACCTGAAATGTAGCAGAGAGAGCCATAGAAAGGTCAGCATGCAGCATGCCACTGGCCTCCACCACTCCAGTGATTGCAAGCGGTCAACCATGCGTGCCTTGACAGTGAGCTTATTGATTATACTGATTACGTATTgattatatatagtattttacaGAAAGCATATCAGATCAATGTATAATTCACCACTACGCAGCATCATCATTCATACATTGCCTTACCAAAGTCTTCAATCCGAACATTATCTTCATATGTTTGATGGCGGTCACTAACTGAGGCATTAACACATGAATGACCTCCAGGAACTCCATCACTCTTTCGAAGTGTTTGATATCTCGGGCCCGTATGACCATCCAGGCTTCAGCTGCCATCACACGGATGCTGCACGGATCCTCGAGCCTCAGGCGGCCACAGTCCCCTTCCAGCCACAGCGGGGGGCCTAGAACTGTCATCAAGGACAAAGTATGTGTTCAGAACTGGATCAGGAGGAGTTTAGTACACGTAAGTGTATCATGGTGCAGATATGAACAGGGATCGTCGGGTACTGGTGTGTGTGACCAACAGGTCACAGACAGAAAAGCTTATTTATGATGAAACATGTACCGCTTTAGTCCAACCTATcgtagcaggtgtttttttaagGGATACTCCAAAATGTGGGGCAGCTGATGGTAGTTTTTAAAGTCTGACGTATTcatatacattattttattataggaAATTACTTAAGTTGATTTGAGTTAGATTTGTTTAGGCTCATCAGGTGTTtaacaatattttttattagaaacaataaGAAGTTATAAAATACTTTAAAACTGAATGCTAAGCCTGGagttatgaattattaaatattatatatcatattgtTATTGTAAATAAAACACTACTAAGCTTAACTTTAGGAAATAAAAATCAAGCAAAATCACCTTATAATAACTTTACTCACCTTCTAAAACATCTGCCATTCTGTGACTCCAGGCATGTTCAATGATCCACAGAGGTAAAGCTGATATGAGGCTGGAGCAAGATTTCTCAGACCACAGACTTTCATCCATCCCAGTGAGGAGCTCAGCAGCAAGACACCAGCTCAgtcagcagcacacacacatctccacatctccaccatcaccaccatcaccaccatcccaGATGTCACAGTGAGTTCCTGCTGGGGATCAGTGGAGGCTCTGCCCCTTTAATTCCCACTCCCAGGATCTGTACGGACACGTCCTGCCACCTGATCCAACCAGGCAGCCGCTGCTTCCTGAAACATTAGCATAAGAGAACCAGCAGACAGTCCAGCCCCTCCAGCACTTTCCAGCACAAGATCagacagtcatttacacctGCTGCAAGACAAACCTcctaacacacactgctaaaCTTAACTGTGAAGTTTTAGAAATGGACGACGGGGAGGGACATTGTCATAATAAAAGTCTTTTTAAGTCATTGTTAAATTAGTTTTCTCAGTTTCAAAAATATTAATACGAAACTACAGTGCGGTTtataaatcatataaaaataataatatatttttaaacattaacaGATAAggcaactgaagaaatgtaacAGTTTAAGCAAAATGTTGTATAAGTCCACCCTTCACACAACACATAAATAATATAACATAGCTAATAAAATTGACTTTTATGGTTTGAAAGTTGAAAATGAAGAATTGTTGCTGAATAATTGAAAGAgatcattttaattaattattaattttgaaTTTTAGACTGGGTAACTTTTATATTAATAATCCAAAAATGTGgtcttttatttatgtatttttttttttggaggtaaTACACGGATGTATTCTAATTTCTCAAACATTTGCATTgcttattatattttatgttttaaagaATGATTCACTCAAAGTTGGACACGTTCAGCTGTCGTTCAGACGTCAGCTTTGCTTCAGGACTTTTATTTAGCAAATTCAGACGCAGCACCAGTGCTGCAGACTTCACGTGCTCCACGCATCTGTTTGGGTTATTTGTGGCGGTGATTCTGCAGAATAGCTGTTTGATGTCTCCGGCTGAGCAGAATGGATAACACCTCTCTTCACCTGGCCTTCATCCCCCTTTACTCTTCATCTGTCTAAGGGGGAGTTCTGAAGTAGGTATTAGCTTTTTTGTTTGATGTGCTGAATGATCAATTGTTTATGAATGGGgccatatgtgtatatatatatatatataaattctgaaaagtaaatatatataccaTTTTTGAAAAACATAATTAGCAATAATAATGTCAAGACAATGTTTATGAGACTGGgcttctttatatatatatatatatatatatatatatatatatatatatatatatatacattaatattatatatatataaattaatatattatatatgtattacaGTTATATGTGTATTAGAAGTCATTAGTTtacattctttttttctatatataaaGAGACTTTAGCTTTTTTGTGTGATGTGCTGAATGATCAATTGTTTATGAATGGGgccatatgtgtatatatatatatataaattctgaaaagtaaatatatataccaTTTTTGAAAAACATAATTAGCAATAATAATGTCAAGAC is a window from the Salminus brasiliensis chromosome 13, fSalBra1.hap2, whole genome shotgun sequence genome containing:
- the LOC140574752 gene encoding uncharacterized protein, giving the protein MDESLWSEKSCSSLISALPLWIIEHAWSHRMADVLEVLGPPLWLEGDCGRLRLEDPCSIRVMAAEAWMVIRARDIKHFERVMEFLEVIHVLMPQLVTAIKHMKIMFGLKTLVVMWMLWDDHSVTSITGKITRFFPDNLPQYQRSSRRHLELMQKTQQDFRRFAQSLARNPDLRKAYIRDLLEEQYGERYAIKVEERLLHYLKELDKALPQPTHIDQVLQRSLPLEETEKLLHQLLTCNSASLPTALKRLLRCAMAAHSTQDDSNEQEKRAEADRPVPGPFCVAFRPSQEIQEERTSQKCSQGTWLNREKSPSLLQTSLENINLEGPPMQLKPKSGLRLEITGVEMNPCVAERQDPQREKSRPTGGQKDVEEVTEDHMCSKHGKKMKSILLECSEELQAQNREVPLAHSEGSPPSPLAPLRQSTPQRPTHSSASPLQDSSSTYVSLSSHPDSSFSSTDLSRAKAQEVSPQSSSGQPVTSSLASPVQQNTSRTSSVQQLNISANSSLSAEQILPFLLPSLQKIAPSAESSCRPFLSQMSLTLPTASASLVQQASSSPFTRGSASTSHDLSPAPTSSSSVQRESSSSVFSKNHISSPASSSSASSNQTSSQRPGTQGQDFSVLSESDEVLRDKPKLSLAAQNFFLQCKWLQPQVLLCRCSCNQEDSAMTAVPKRTRGQLCEEEEEEAEEEEEESLSFDVNLLYSDSESDPQDSDDPDYVPSKRLKAYMPHAVI